A DNA window from bacterium contains the following coding sequences:
- a CDS encoding T9SS type A sorting domain-containing protein — MKRGLILVMLIIVTLPALLLAQQMVINNFDTATADTNYWAYFANHGGQHYQTSDNADSAKGWIKISYIDNPLYEGAGAMKLEWSAHNSESWGGYTKLEHWNPDSLGVYDWSAYDSLVIWYYNEVPSSTPSTVHLRINLHDVSNSENGAKTYSVLECEYYYSFHYILDNPPGWNRISIPLKDGRSDPTLDEWGGGAFNRTGWSGIEGNDQLDLDKIKGFSFEFSIGGAGEGNAETGTIILDHMALTGYKVLPIVFFNGKTLSSKLNGFTWGQSTFEIVEGEGATAGTNAMKWVQGNEWGNGWTGIGWNISPALNMTSAWRQDSLKFKMKVDTGVDTLGWQFESGSDKAGYKFDPIDDGNWHQYSLALSDFSIVEGATLDTSAIGVLQIMAEGNSVAGNTIYIDDLWTGNPTIDVVAPPPPTGVNAVVATYYNLVIWQDVPGESDEVYNVYASKNPITDVSAEGVELIAANVGEDIQTATHWLYYPLTDTEVSYYYAVTCTDGSGNTSEPGTTAGLVTNTAKGIPTISLNPPADFAADGDLSEWDASGIVPFTLTPEDNNVFGDVDDFNDLSANIYMAIDDDALYVAADVIDDVYNFGTGDWWNQDAFQMFLGLYNQVGPTHKSLKRGEEPDYVFYANEEGFTRDYAGMGKLWLPEDENYYFSDLGGADYVVEIKIPLDSIPAVNPADSRFHPVRGMKVPFELYLHDNDGTWEGNLGLSPNATDLQWSSVQQWTYTWIGDTAGVATSVERNPELRPADFQLVQNYPNPFNPTTTIQYRLPINSRVILDIYNVQGRKIKTLVDSYVTAGSHSVTFNASDLSSGVYFYKIKAGDFSEIKKMILMK, encoded by the coding sequence ATGAAGAGAGGGTTGATATTAGTTATGTTAATTATTGTAACGCTTCCTGCGTTACTTCTTGCTCAGCAAATGGTTATTAATAATTTTGATACTGCTACTGCAGATACAAATTACTGGGCATATTTTGCCAATCATGGGGGGCAGCACTATCAAACCAGTGATAACGCCGATTCTGCCAAAGGGTGGATAAAAATTAGTTATATTGATAACCCTTTGTATGAGGGTGCTGGTGCAATGAAGCTTGAGTGGTCTGCCCATAATAGTGAAAGTTGGGGAGGCTACACTAAACTTGAGCACTGGAATCCGGATTCATTAGGTGTGTATGACTGGTCAGCGTATGACTCGCTTGTGATTTGGTATTACAATGAAGTACCATCCTCTACACCGAGTACTGTTCATCTCAGGATAAACCTGCACGATGTAAGTAATTCTGAGAATGGTGCAAAAACTTATAGTGTTTTGGAATGTGAGTATTATTATTCATTCCATTATATTTTAGACAATCCTCCCGGATGGAATAGAATAAGTATTCCTCTAAAAGACGGGCGGAGCGATCCTACTCTTGATGAATGGGGCGGAGGTGCATTTAACCGCACAGGATGGTCCGGAATAGAAGGAAATGATCAGCTTGATCTTGATAAAATCAAAGGTTTTTCTTTTGAATTTTCTATTGGCGGAGCTGGTGAAGGGAATGCAGAAACTGGAACAATAATTCTGGATCATATGGCTCTTACCGGATATAAGGTACTCCCAATTGTTTTCTTTAACGGCAAAACACTGAGTTCAAAATTGAATGGCTTTACATGGGGTCAATCAACTTTTGAAATTGTGGAAGGAGAAGGAGCAACTGCCGGGACCAATGCTATGAAATGGGTTCAAGGCAACGAATGGGGTAATGGCTGGACAGGAATTGGATGGAATATTTCACCTGCTCTTAATATGACAAGTGCTTGGCGACAAGATTCTTTGAAATTCAAAATGAAAGTAGATACAGGTGTTGACACACTAGGATGGCAGTTTGAGAGTGGTTCTGATAAGGCAGGCTACAAATTTGACCCAATTGATGATGGTAACTGGCATCAATATTCTCTGGCTTTGTCGGATTTTTCAATTGTCGAAGGAGCTACTCTTGACACTTCAGCCATAGGTGTTCTGCAGATCATGGCTGAAGGAAACAGTGTTGCCGGAAATACCATTTATATTGATGATCTGTGGACAGGTAATCCAACTATAGATGTTGTTGCTCCTCCCCCTCCGACAGGTGTAAATGCCGTTGTTGCAACTTATTATAATTTGGTTATTTGGCAGGATGTTCCCGGAGAATCTGATGAGGTTTATAATGTATATGCCAGCAAGAATCCAATTACAGATGTAAGTGCAGAAGGAGTGGAGCTGATAGCAGCAAATGTTGGAGAGGATATTCAGACTGCAACTCATTGGCTTTACTACCCTCTTACTGATACAGAAGTTTCTTATTATTATGCAGTTACATGTACAGATGGATCAGGTAATACAAGTGAGCCAGGTACTACAGCAGGCCTTGTAACCAATACTGCAAAGGGAATACCTACAATATCACTAAATCCTCCTGCTGATTTTGCAGCAGATGGAGATCTTTCTGAATGGGATGCTTCAGGTATAGTGCCATTTACACTTACTCCAGAAGACAATAATGTTTTTGGAGATGTGGATGATTTCAATGATCTGAGTGCTAATATTTACATGGCAATTGATGACGATGCACTTTATGTTGCTGCTGATGTTATTGATGATGTTTATAACTTTGGTACTGGAGATTGGTGGAATCAGGATGCATTCCAGATGTTCCTCGGCCTCTATAATCAGGTTGGACCTACACATAAATCACTGAAAAGAGGAGAAGAGCCAGATTATGTCTTCTATGCAAATGAAGAAGGGTTTACTCGTGATTATGCAGGTATGGGAAAGCTCTGGCTGCCTGAGGACGAAAATTACTATTTTAGTGATTTAGGCGGAGCAGATTATGTTGTAGAGATTAAAATACCTCTCGATTCAATTCCTGCAGTAAATCCTGCTGATTCAAGGTTCCATCCTGTTCGTGGTATGAAAGTACCATTTGAACTCTACTTGCATGATAATGATGGAACATGGGAAGGTAATCTTGGTCTCTCACCAAATGCAACTGACCTTCAGTGGTCTTCTGTTCAGCAGTGGACATATACATGGATTGGTGATACAGCTGGTGTTGCTACTTCTGTTGAGAGAAATCCCGAACTTCGGCCTGCTGATTTTCAGCTTGTCCAGAATTATCCAAATCCTTTTAATCCAACAACAACTATTCAGTACAGGTTACCTATAAATAGTCGTGTAATATTGGATATTTACAATGTTCAGGGACGTAAAATAAAAACACTGGTAGATTCATATGTTACAGCTGGATCACACTCAGTTACATTCAACGCCTCTGATTTATCTTCAGGAGTTTATTTCTATAAGATAAAAGCAGGAGATTTTTCTGAGATTAAGAAAATGATTCTGATGAAGTAA
- a CDS encoding TonB-dependent receptor, whose product MKVIGPIKTLLILCIFLPEVLFAQTTGKIVGKVVEANSGGGLIAANVAIEGTNRGAATDNKGDFYILNVPPGKYTIRVMYIGYKTKRIENVRVSVNRTSYLRIEMEGSAVLGQTIVIQADKVSLKKDQTSSIRNVSSEQLKLMPVEDISGAISMQAGVVDGHFRGGRLSEVAYMIDGIPVTESFGGSGRSVDLEPEAVADLEVITGTFNAEYGQAMSGIVNAVTKGGSKKFTGRVSTQLGNYFTPHKDIFIGLRDSELNRNQDYKFNLSGPIWKDKLAFFTNVRYQDKKNHLNGIRRFNPWDYSNYESVDPSMWYTEHTGDNSYVPMNRSKNLSIMGKLNAQPFTGLRLALLTTYNKDNWHSYDHSFKYNPDGTASTHRESKMIALEVNHLLSRRTFYELKLSAMRHYHGWYLYKNPLDSAYVHDKYLRNTGPNFFTGGQQKGHDERVKWEYTAKFDISCQVTKNHNIKTGVHITQHDLDNRYYSIRNKYYGTQWENDLYEPEILPDTSIYSDVYRVKPFEFAAYIQDKMEFDEMVINFGVRYEYFDPKTVYPSQRRNPANQLNFPDNPEKMSQYLPADPKVQLSPRLGLAYQLGKTALLRFSYGHFRKMPPLYAMYQNHAFRVAPTDYATTMGNAQIKAEKTIQYEVGLWQQIMKGMGLEVALYYRDIYDLLSAKVITTFNQIEYGLYSNKDYGNAKGIELKYDYVSGPVSVYLNYTLQYTRGNADNPLQTFTRAGNSMDPVPRLIPMSWDQRHTLNLTMGYNTKDYGLTLTGYFNSGSPYTWTPVSESTLSRVNLYPNNASRPARLSVDLTGYYNITVFGPFKAKLLLNVYNLFDRLNEVWVNSETGRAYTAIIRDTDLAAHHSDFNEYEDIIHNPSMYSAPRLIKFGMEIVF is encoded by the coding sequence ATGAAAGTGATTGGTCCGATTAAAACATTGCTAATTTTGTGCATTTTTTTACCAGAAGTACTTTTTGCACAGACAACGGGTAAAATTGTCGGGAAAGTAGTAGAGGCAAATTCCGGCGGAGGATTGATTGCGGCTAACGTAGCAATTGAAGGAACGAACAGAGGTGCAGCCACAGATAACAAAGGTGATTTCTACATCTTAAATGTTCCTCCGGGTAAGTATACTATAAGGGTCATGTATATTGGGTATAAGACTAAACGGATTGAGAATGTAAGGGTTTCTGTAAACAGAACTTCCTATTTGAGAATTGAGATGGAAGGGAGCGCGGTATTGGGGCAAACCATTGTGATTCAAGCAGATAAAGTCAGTCTGAAAAAAGATCAGACAAGTTCGATAAGAAATGTTTCGAGCGAACAATTAAAACTAATGCCAGTGGAAGATATAAGTGGTGCCATTAGCATGCAGGCGGGTGTGGTTGATGGACATTTTCGTGGAGGCCGTTTAAGTGAAGTAGCCTATATGATTGATGGTATTCCTGTAACAGAATCATTTGGAGGTAGCGGAAGATCGGTGGACTTGGAGCCGGAAGCAGTTGCAGACCTGGAAGTGATAACAGGTACTTTCAATGCTGAATATGGTCAGGCGATGAGTGGTATCGTTAATGCAGTAACAAAAGGTGGCAGCAAAAAATTTACTGGCAGAGTATCCACTCAGTTAGGTAATTATTTTACGCCTCATAAGGACATTTTTATAGGTTTGCGTGACAGCGAACTGAACAGAAATCAAGATTATAAGTTCAACTTAAGCGGGCCTATATGGAAGGATAAACTTGCATTCTTTACTAATGTGCGATATCAGGATAAGAAAAATCATTTAAATGGAATAAGACGTTTTAATCCATGGGATTACAGTAATTATGAATCAGTAGATCCTTCAATGTGGTACACTGAACATACAGGCGATAACAGCTATGTTCCCATGAATAGAAGTAAAAACTTATCGATAATGGGAAAATTAAATGCTCAGCCTTTTACAGGTTTAAGATTAGCACTTCTTACAACATACAATAAAGATAACTGGCACAGTTACGACCATAGTTTTAAGTACAATCCGGACGGGACAGCTTCAACTCACAGAGAATCAAAGATGATTGCTCTTGAAGTTAATCATCTTCTAAGTAGAAGGACATTTTATGAACTGAAACTTTCAGCTATGCGACATTATCATGGTTGGTATTTATATAAAAATCCTTTAGACTCTGCTTATGTTCATGATAAATATTTACGGAATACAGGCCCCAATTTTTTTACAGGAGGGCAGCAAAAAGGACATGATGAGAGAGTTAAATGGGAATATACAGCCAAGTTTGATATAAGTTGCCAGGTTACTAAAAATCACAATATTAAGACAGGCGTTCATATTACACAACATGATCTTGATAATAGGTATTACTCCATAAGAAATAAATATTATGGTACCCAATGGGAAAACGATCTTTATGAACCTGAGATATTACCTGATACGTCGATTTATTCCGATGTTTACAGAGTAAAGCCATTTGAGTTTGCTGCATATATCCAGGATAAAATGGAATTTGATGAAATGGTAATAAATTTTGGTGTGCGTTATGAATATTTTGATCCGAAAACTGTATATCCTTCTCAGAGAAGGAATCCTGCAAATCAGCTGAATTTCCCCGATAATCCAGAAAAAATGTCTCAGTATTTACCTGCTGACCCAAAAGTTCAGCTCAGTCCGAGGCTTGGACTTGCTTACCAGCTGGGGAAAACTGCACTCTTAAGATTTAGTTATGGACATTTTCGTAAAATGCCTCCACTTTATGCAATGTATCAAAATCATGCTTTTCGTGTGGCACCTACAGATTATGCAACAACAATGGGTAATGCTCAAATCAAAGCAGAAAAAACTATTCAGTATGAAGTGGGCTTGTGGCAGCAGATAATGAAAGGTATGGGACTTGAAGTTGCACTTTATTATCGTGATATTTATGATTTGCTCAGTGCAAAAGTAATTACTACATTTAACCAAATTGAGTACGGCCTTTATTCAAATAAAGATTATGGTAATGCAAAAGGTATTGAACTTAAATATGATTATGTTTCAGGCCCTGTGTCTGTATATCTTAATTATACACTTCAATACACAAGAGGGAATGCTGATAACCCATTACAGACATTTACAAGAGCAGGTAATAGTATGGACCCTGTACCACGGCTTATACCTATGAGTTGGGACCAGCGTCATACCTTGAACCTCACTATGGGATATAATACAAAAGATTATGGATTGACTTTAACTGGTTATTTTAATAGCGGGTCCCCTTATACGTGGACACCAGTAAGTGAAAGTACTTTATCAAGAGTAAATCTTTATCCTAACAATGCGTCGCGGCCTGCGCGCCTGAGTGTTGATTTAACTGGATATTATAATATAACTGTATTTGGGCCGTTTAAAGCAAAATTGTTGTTAAATGTATATAACCTGTTTGACAGGCTTAATGAAGTGTGGGTAAATTCAGAAACAGGACGGGCATATACAGCTATTATTAGGGATACTGATTTAGCTGCACATCATAGTGATTTTAATGAATATGAAGATATTATTCATAATCCATCAATGTATTCAGCTCCTCGCCTTATTAAATTTGGAATGGAAATAGTATTTTGA